The following proteins come from a genomic window of Drosophila sulfurigaster albostrigata strain 15112-1811.04 chromosome X, ASM2355843v2, whole genome shotgun sequence:
- the LOC133848685 gene encoding uncharacterized protein LOC133848685: protein MYACEAELFAAIEKMEARWDAREKETREKEQKAAAELNPDAKPKPPSERELYDMEIEKICKNFQKLLPKLMPDHCDCSPEFQEILKKDGYMCCAAAAKAAGLDVGVPDPPKPDSESPKVSPPHGLDDLFHESMYKYHLPEPPRKRKSNESITEEEATTIKSTGAVPKTTINRSELPVKRINKQDGCSSEPLKKKVKKEHSEGKIVLEIDLDCEFSMENIQKFRSNTVREDPFPSGICLTNQIMLTKQFHIPKPLPMVANALDIKKIEPMTTLKIDDNVDPQDEQLPDYSQCKTPPCTPAKLQPEEGEPQDEESPGYPECETRPCTPFELQPEEGDPQDEESPGYSQWEIRPCTPFELQPEEGDPQDEESPGYSQWEIRPCTPFELQPEEGDPQDEESPGYPECKTRPCTPFELQPEEGDPQDEESPGYSQWEIRPCTPFELQPEEGDPQDEESPGYSQWEIRPGTPFELQPEEGDPQDEESPGYSQWEIRPCTPFELQPEEGDPQDEESPGYSQWETRPGTPFELQPVEGQGEETLPMAVAYALGLKKSGSMPTLKIDDDHDPQVEAPPCTPAKLQPEEGQGEGGWLSPPVVVDDGRLDLLSSSIPEHNAIIEKMLDKNPVGRFYWD, encoded by the exons ATGTATGCCTGTGAGGCTGAACTCTTTGCGGCGATCGAGAAAATGGAAGCGCGATGGGACGCTCGGGAAAAAGAAACACGTGAAAAGGAGCAGAAGGCAGCCGCCGAGTTGAATCCAGATGCTAAACCGAAGCCACCTTCGGAACGCGAACTCTACGATATGGAGATAgagaaaatttgtaaaaattttcaaaagctGCTACCTAAACTGATGCCTGACCATTGCGATTGTAGTCCAGAGTTTCAAGAGATATTAAAGAAGGACGGGTACATGtgctgtgcagcagcagcaaaggcagcGGGCCTCGACGTTGGCGTCCCCGATCCCCCCAAACCCGACTCGGAAAGTCCCAAAGTTTCTC CTCCACATGGGCTGGATGACTTATTCCACGAAAGCATGTATAAATATCATTTGCCGGAGCCTCCAAGGAAGCGTAAGAGCAATGAGTCGATTACCGAAGAGGAGGCAACTACAATCAAGTCAACTGGTGCTGTGCCCAAAACAACAATCAATCGAAGTGAGTTACCTGTCAAGCGGATCAACAAACAGGACGGCTGTTCATCGGAGCCTTTGAAAA AGAAAGTGAAGAAAGAACACTCGGAGGGGAAAATTGTTCTCGAAATTGATCTCGACTGTGAATTTAGCATGGAGAACATTCAAAAGTTTCGCTCGAATACCGTGCGTGAGGATCCGTTCCCCTCAGGCATTTGCTTGACCAATCAAATAATGCTCACGAAGCAATTTCACATTCCTAAGCCGCTGCCGATGG TTGCCAATGCATTGGACATTAAGAAAATCGAACCGATGACTACGCTCAAGATCGATGACAATGTTGATCCTCAAGACGAGCAGCTGCCGGACTATTCGCAGTGTAAGACACCTCCCTGCACTCCCGCTAAGTTGCAGCCAGAGGAAGGCGAACCCCAAGACGAGGAGTCACCCGGCTATCCGGAGTGTGAGACACGTCCCTGCACTCCCTTTGAGTTGCAGCCAGAGGAAGGCGATCCTCAAGACGAGGAGTCACCCGGCTATTCGCAATGGGAGATACGTCCCTGCACTCCCTTTGAGTTGCAGCCAGAGGAAGGCGATCCTCAAGACGAGGAGTCACCCGGCTATTCGCAATGGGAGATACGTCCCTGCACTCCCTTTGAGTTGCAGCCAGAGGAAGGCGATCCTCAAGACGAGGAGTCACCCGGCTATCCGGAGTGTAAGACACGTCCCTGCACTCCCTTTGAGTTGCAGCCAGAGGAAGGCGATCCTCAAGACGAGGAATCACCCGGCTATTCGCAATGGGAGATACGTCCCTGCACTCCCTTTGAGTTGCAGCCAGAGGAAGGCGATCCTCAAGACGAGGAGTCACCCGGCTATTCGCAATGGGAGATACGTCCCGGTACTCCCTTTGAGTTGCAGCCAGAGGAAGGCGATCCTCAAGACGAGGAATCACCCGGCTATTCGCAATGGGAGATACGTCCCTGCACTCCCTTTGAGTTGCAGCCAGAGGAAGGCGATCCTCAAGACGAGGAGTCACCCGGCTATTCGCAATGGGAGACACGTCCCGGTACTCCCTTTGAGTTGCAGCCAGTTGAAGGCCAAGGCGAGGAGACGCTGCCTATGG CAGTTGCCTATGCATTGGGCCTTAAGAAAAGCGGATCGATGCCTACGCTTAAGATCGATGACGATCATGATCCTCAAGTCGAGGCACCTCCCTGCACTCCCGCTAAGTTGCAACCAGAGGAAGGCCAAGGCGAAGGCGGTTGGCTGTCTCCGCCTGTCGTCGTCGACGATGGCAGGCTCGATTTGCTGTCGTCGAGCATCCCAGAGCATAATGCCATTATCGAGAAGATGCTCGATAAAAACCCCGTTGGTCGCTTTTATTGGGATTAA